AGGTTGCCATCATCGTAGGTGATCCTGCAATTCCAGCTTGGAAGCCATCAGACATGCGCAAGTTTGGTCCCTTGGGATACTCTGATTCTGAGGGGAGTGTGCTTCAATCGATCGGTCGACAGATGAGAACAGCAGCCGGTCCAACGAGCAGCACATCTCGGCGACTCGATCTTACAATGTTCCCGAAGATGATGTCAGACGAACAGGGATTGGGAACTGATGGAACAGTTCTCTGGTTCAGTTTTCTCGGACAATCATTCGATAGCGCGGGCGAGGGACGTTTTGCTTATCTGCAACTGGGGACTAAGACAGCCGGTTTTCGGATTGGTAAATTGGCTTCCGTCCCTTCTGGTAACTGGGCAGCAGTCGGACTTTTCAATGGCGCTGAAGTCAGTTTGCGAGCCAGCAATGTCCCGTCAGGAGAAGTTGTGTTTCTAGTCACACGAATTATTTTTCGTCCTGGAAACGAACAAGTAGATGTGTGGATCAATCCCAAACTCAACGCAGAACCAATAGCCACCGATGCGACTTTTCAATTTACCGTTCCTGACTTCCGCTTTGATGAACTGTCGATTATTTCTCGCTACTCTACCGATATTGATGAAATTCGATTCGGTAGAAGTTTCCAATCCGTTGCCCCAGTTCAGTGATAGCGTACTGAACAGGATATGGAATATTTTGAAGTAAGAAGGTGTTGAACCGAGCCCGGATCACTATCCCTTTTGCAAATGTGGGTGAGACGACCTCTGACGAATCAGTGCGAAAATTCTTAAAGAGCAGTGTATTGAGCCAGCACCAGATCGGAAACGCCAGACAAAATGGAGCACCTTCATTAAGGCGCACTGGGAAGTATTAGCAGCTATCGACTTTACCACTGTGGAAGTCTGGACGAAAGGTGGCCTTCTGAACTATTACTATCGCAAAGCGGCGTAGTGATTCTGATCATACTGTTTCTTCTGCAACCGCGGTGCGTAGACTCCATAGAAATTGCACATGTACGCTCTCAGCTTTACTAAAATGAGTGATAGTCGGCCGAGAATTGGTCTTGGACTTCCCCCCGAATTCACCCTCAACCAATGGTCAGAGGTGGTGTCACCGATGCAAGTTAACGGAGCCGATAGACGACAGAGGTTGGGCAAACTATAACAGCGATGCAGAATCTCCAACTTGTGTTGGTGCTAAATACTGAAGTAAATAGTTGGCGGGTCGCCATCCGATAAGCTCGTCAGGAGTCTGATTTGAATTCTCGGATGTGCCAAATATCGACCCTATTTGCGGACTCCCCACGTGCCAGGGGAACTCATACCTTATTCCGGAATCTGATTCGATTAGATGATTTCCGTCTGGAAGGGTTTCGGCATGCACGTTTTAATCAACATTTGCGGGGACCTCATTTCTGTCCGCTATGACGCCGTTTGAGCAATCGGAAACAGGGTCTAGTTACCGCATTGGATCTGCATCAGGCAGATCCAGGGCAAACTGCCCATGCGTCTCATAAGCAATGTCGCTTACGATTAAGTGCTGGGCCGCCACATTGATGTCCCGTAGTAAGCACCTCTGCAAGCACTGCGTTCGATACACGGCCTTGCCGCCCCCATAGCGAAAGGCTTGGGTTACTACATCGGCAGCCACTTCGGTAGCAAAAACGGCAACGCTCCGCATCTCGGCATGCGATCGCGGTGACGGAATCTGATTGGCACAAAGCGTCGCCCACACTTCGGTGAAGATCTCCATCACCAAAGACCGTGCTGCCCGGAGCTTCAGATCACACTCGCCAACGGCGCGCTGGAACGTTGGCCGCATCTCTAAAGTGGATGGAGAGAGTGTATAGTTACGCCGTTTCGAATTTGCCAACCCGATTACTGTATCGAGAGCACAGCGCCCGACACCGAGTGCAAAGGCGGCATGTTCGTTGGCGACAAAACCCGGGAGACCCAGACGATAGAGTGGCCCTCCACGCTGCGGTTTGGCATGTAATGAATCCCAGGTGAACTCCTCTGGAATAAAATGCTCTGTGATAGACACGTCACAACTCCCTGTAGCTTCGAGTCCGGCCACGTGCCAATTGTCATGGATCTGAACAGATTCAACAGGAACGGCCATCATGCGGAGTTCAGGTGGGGCCTTGCTTGTGCGCACTACCTGAACCCCGGCAGTGACCCATTGCGCATGCCGTATTCCGCTCGCAAACGCCCACTTTCCGCTCAGGCAATATCCCCCATCTACAGGGACGGCCTGGCCAGTGGGCATGGCCACGTTGGCTGTCGTGGGAATGTGGCCACCGTCGAAGATCTCTGCGATGGCCTTATCATCCAGAAACGCCGCCATAAGACTAACGGATGTTGTCCCATTCAACATGCACCAAGCCGTTGATGGATCAATGGCACTCAGGACTTCGATGACCTCAATCTGTGTCACCGGATCAGCCTCGGCTCCGCCAAGTACAGCCGGGAGTTTCAAAGTAAAGAGCCCTGACGTGATAAGCGCATCAACCGTGGCCTGCGGAAGCGTTCCTTTTTCTTCCGCCTCGTCTGCTCGGCTGGCAACGATTTCGCGCACACTCTCGACTGCTGCAAGCAATGCTTTCCGCTTTTCCTCACGCTCCACGGGAAACTGCTGGTTCAACATCTTCCTCCCTAAGCTCACCTAACGATAAAACTAATATAAGAAGCTTCTGTGAGCGGCCTAACGTAACCTGCAAATTATTGTAATCTTATATAACTAAACATTAGA
This window of the Gimesia fumaroli genome carries:
- a CDS encoding acyl-CoA dehydrogenase family protein; this encodes MSLGRKMLNQQFPVEREEKRKALLAAVESVREIVASRADEAEEKGTLPQATVDALITSGLFTLKLPAVLGGAEADPVTQIEVIEVLSAIDPSTAWCMLNGTTSVSLMAAFLDDKAIAEIFDGGHIPTTANVAMPTGQAVPVDGGYCLSGKWAFASGIRHAQWVTAGVQVVRTSKAPPELRMMAVPVESVQIHDNWHVAGLEATGSCDVSITEHFIPEEFTWDSLHAKPQRGGPLYRLGLPGFVANEHAAFALGVGRCALDTVIGLANSKRRNYTLSPSTLEMRPTFQRAVGECDLKLRAARSLVMEIFTEVWATLCANQIPSPRSHAEMRSVAVFATEVAADVVTQAFRYGGGKAVYRTQCLQRCLLRDINVAAQHLIVSDIAYETHGQFALDLPDADPMR